A region from the Phycisphaerales bacterium genome encodes:
- a CDS encoding ATP-binding protein: protein MKPSRRITSIRTRAAAASPTLPGQEPSDDRDLAPPHAAALAESLRAFGYDLATALADLADNSLFHHCRTLRIHFHWAGESSAIATADDGDGMDEPTLIDAMRVGSRNPREHRDPRDLGRFGLGLKTASFSQGRRVTVFSRRSGGVQIVRCWDLDHIAETNEWRLLRQPSALAATLAEQLADPKHGTVVVWEKLDRLTAGTVMEDDSDEDAFLRQAEYVGKHFAAVFHRLMTGKHAVSMSLNGSPIKPWDPFLADESATQRLAVEHLRFQGHPIEVEPFVLPHLSKLDAEAHRSASGLRGWNAHQGFYIYRNSRLLVPGDWLGIKGWRQEEHYKLARIRVDLPNALDHEWEIDVTKSRARPPEKLRRELARIGERTRSVAKRVYSHRGAKLLPALGHERVFLWEQTAKHNQVFYRLNRDHPLVKRVRLACNDVPMLTALLRLIEETIPVPLITTTDREMPDRTIGPFEAAKESEIVEVMRHVFAALMAGGLSRADALLRLAHIEPFGSFPQLLQVLQEERPQ, encoded by the coding sequence ATGAAACCCAGTCGCAGAATCACATCGATACGCACGAGAGCGGCTGCTGCCAGCCCGACACTGCCCGGACAGGAGCCGAGCGACGACCGTGATTTGGCACCGCCCCACGCGGCGGCGCTGGCGGAGAGCCTTCGGGCCTTCGGGTACGACTTGGCGACAGCACTCGCAGATCTCGCGGATAACAGTCTATTTCATCATTGTCGCACGCTTCGCATTCACTTTCATTGGGCGGGAGAATCCTCCGCGATCGCAACGGCGGATGATGGCGACGGCATGGACGAACCGACGCTGATCGATGCGATGCGAGTCGGGAGCCGGAATCCAAGGGAGCATCGAGACCCGCGTGATCTTGGTCGCTTCGGGCTGGGCTTGAAGACGGCGTCGTTTTCGCAGGGGCGTCGAGTGACCGTGTTTTCGCGGCGAAGTGGTGGCGTTCAGATTGTCCGTTGCTGGGATCTCGATCACATCGCAGAAACAAACGAGTGGCGGTTGCTACGACAGCCTTCTGCGCTAGCTGCAACGCTCGCCGAACAGCTGGCCGATCCGAAGCATGGCACCGTCGTTGTCTGGGAGAAGCTCGACCGCCTGACTGCCGGAACCGTCATGGAGGATGATTCGGATGAAGATGCCTTTCTACGGCAGGCAGAGTACGTCGGCAAACACTTCGCGGCGGTCTTCCACCGGCTCATGACGGGAAAACACGCAGTGTCGATGTCCCTCAACGGAAGCCCTATCAAGCCCTGGGACCCGTTCCTGGCCGATGAGTCGGCGACGCAACGGCTTGCGGTCGAACATCTCAGATTCCAAGGTCATCCCATCGAGGTGGAGCCGTTTGTTCTTCCACACTTGTCCAAGCTGGATGCGGAAGCCCATCGCTCGGCAAGCGGCTTGCGGGGCTGGAACGCGCATCAGGGGTTCTACATCTATCGCAATTCTCGATTGCTCGTGCCCGGCGACTGGCTGGGGATCAAAGGATGGCGACAGGAGGAGCACTACAAACTTGCTCGCATCCGAGTGGACTTGCCGAACGCACTGGACCACGAGTGGGAGATTGATGTCACAAAATCCCGTGCGCGACCCCCGGAGAAGCTGCGAAGGGAGTTGGCTCGGATTGGTGAAAGGACGCGCAGCGTTGCAAAGCGAGTCTACTCGCATCGAGGCGCGAAGCTCCTCCCAGCTTTGGGGCACGAGCGAGTCTTCCTTTGGGAACAGACCGCCAAGCACAACCAAGTCTTCTACCGCCTCAACCGCGACCATCCGCTCGTGAAGCGGGTACGGTTGGCTTGCAATGATGTTCCGATGTTGACTGCCCTCCTGCGGCTCATTGAGGAGACGATTCCCGTGCCGCTGATCACGACGACTGACCGGGAGATGCCGGACCGGACGATTGGACCATTCGAGGCGGCAAAAGAGTCTGAGATTGTAGAGGTCATGCGTCATGTGTTTGCGGCACTCATGGCGGGTGGCTTGTCTAGGGCTGATGCACTGTTGCGGCTGGCCCACATCGAGCCATTCGGTAGTTTCCCTCAACTTCTGCAAGTCCTTCAAGAGGAACGTCCACAGTGA
- a CDS encoding Z1 domain-containing protein yields the protein MNEAFNHARVLAVTLLNLQQARTPDVIRAQVALAAQTTRAAGKGEVDAEALVAQLMHEANVYVPDATMMDDPTDHIEWLPASRGSIEWKFWNRYKAFLEQEKQLPEPAVISLSKLTDEILGKLEQPERSAPWDCRGMVVGSVQSGKTANYCGLICKAIDAGYRLVVVLAGMHNNLRSQTQYRLDEGVLGLDSQKDRQLDQGNSLLGVGKLFGQPLAIHSLTSSFEDGDFRAPKADTNVTIGGDPVILVIKKNGSVLRNLLRWVLHVRGVDAPDGKRKIIRGIPLLVIDDEADNASINTKDRRGKPADEADVTAINGRIRELLDAFEKSAYVGYTATPFANIFINPDAETPKHGEDLFPRSFILNVSPPSNYVSPSRVFGLDGDPDSGIESKQELPLARIVDDYADAFPPKHKKDLIVHELPGSLKHALHSFVLVCAARRARGQTAVHNSMLVHVTRFVDVQHQVAQLILGQVESMRLRLTMGEGERRPTLISELERIWHEDFEPTSEAIRRGSPDEHLPLVSWSQVAAELPEAVARMEVKEINGHATDALDYVAHRQGFTVVAVGGDKLSRGLTLEGLSVSYFLRASQMYDTLMQMGRWFGYRPGYLDLCRLFTTDDLRRWYRHIALAEVELRREFDRMKAAGLTPKRYGLRVRQHPGGLLVTAMNKMSHAQTQRLSYAGQLVQTAHFVTAVDVVRNNMEVVSRFLNGLGGPQTAKPPSAGAWLWQSVRSELLVDGLLRDFSVASEVWRFQKPEMIEFIRRQAANGELVNWTVALVDTDGNAGSCELAGCRAGKAERKPEEGSWDDDKPPFLYRARNANIQSPAHQALDLTELTFDGAMLAHLLAKRTDENGGLLFNADEAALLRGCLDQRATLRQAAERLSMHRKPPVETSESKRARINGEVARQLRPSTHGLLLIYPVVPTEGRWPQNEPPFMGLAFSFPSSHTARAVEYRVNRVWQDTFQDRDYADED from the coding sequence GTGAACGAAGCATTCAATCACGCGAGAGTGCTGGCAGTGACGCTGCTCAACCTCCAGCAGGCACGGACTCCGGATGTCATCCGCGCACAGGTAGCGCTTGCGGCCCAGACCACGCGCGCCGCTGGCAAAGGTGAAGTGGACGCCGAGGCGTTGGTCGCGCAGCTGATGCACGAAGCGAACGTGTATGTACCTGACGCAACTATGATGGACGACCCCACGGATCACATCGAATGGCTTCCCGCAAGTCGCGGAAGCATCGAATGGAAATTCTGGAATCGGTACAAAGCGTTTCTCGAGCAGGAGAAGCAGCTTCCAGAACCGGCTGTAATCTCACTGAGCAAGCTCACCGATGAAATCCTTGGGAAACTGGAGCAGCCTGAACGAAGCGCGCCTTGGGACTGTCGCGGCATGGTTGTTGGCAGCGTCCAATCTGGCAAGACGGCCAACTACTGTGGACTGATCTGTAAGGCCATCGATGCCGGGTACCGGCTTGTTGTGGTACTAGCGGGCATGCACAACAACTTGCGCAGTCAAACCCAGTATCGCCTTGACGAGGGTGTGTTAGGGCTCGACAGTCAAAAGGACCGGCAGCTCGATCAAGGCAACAGCCTTCTTGGTGTGGGAAAGCTGTTCGGGCAACCCTTGGCGATCCACTCCCTTACCAGCAGCTTCGAGGACGGAGACTTCCGAGCGCCCAAGGCCGATACGAACGTCACCATTGGTGGCGACCCTGTGATTCTCGTCATCAAGAAGAATGGGAGCGTGCTGCGCAACCTGCTCAGGTGGGTTCTCCATGTTCGGGGTGTGGACGCGCCCGACGGCAAGCGGAAGATCATCCGTGGAATACCGCTGCTAGTGATTGACGACGAGGCCGACAACGCGTCAATCAACACCAAGGACCGTCGGGGCAAGCCCGCCGACGAGGCTGACGTGACCGCAATAAATGGTCGAATCCGGGAGCTCTTGGACGCATTTGAGAAAAGCGCCTACGTCGGCTATACCGCGACTCCCTTCGCCAACATCTTTATCAATCCGGATGCCGAAACGCCCAAACATGGAGAGGATCTCTTTCCTCGCAGCTTCATCTTGAACGTGTCGCCGCCATCGAACTACGTCAGTCCTTCACGAGTGTTCGGACTTGACGGCGATCCAGATTCTGGAATCGAATCGAAGCAGGAGTTGCCGCTCGCACGGATCGTGGATGACTACGCGGATGCCTTTCCGCCAAAGCACAAGAAGGACCTGATTGTCCACGAACTGCCTGGCTCGCTCAAGCACGCACTGCACAGCTTTGTTCTTGTGTGTGCGGCCCGCAGAGCGCGCGGACAGACAGCGGTCCACAACTCCATGCTCGTTCACGTGACTCGCTTCGTAGACGTTCAGCATCAGGTTGCGCAACTGATCCTCGGACAGGTAGAGTCCATGAGGTTACGACTGACTATGGGTGAGGGTGAGCGGCGTCCGACGTTGATTTCAGAGCTTGAACGGATATGGCATGAAGACTTCGAGCCCACGAGCGAAGCGATCCGTCGCGGTTCTCCCGACGAACACCTGCCACTCGTGTCATGGTCGCAGGTCGCGGCAGAACTGCCTGAGGCAGTGGCGCGAATGGAGGTGAAGGAAATCAACGGACACGCGACTGATGCCCTCGACTACGTCGCGCATCGACAGGGCTTTACGGTTGTCGCTGTTGGCGGAGACAAGCTCTCGCGAGGTCTCACGCTTGAGGGGCTCTCGGTGAGCTACTTCCTTCGCGCGTCGCAGATGTACGACACTCTCATGCAGATGGGGCGCTGGTTCGGCTACCGTCCTGGCTATCTTGATCTGTGCCGCTTGTTCACAACGGATGATCTTCGCCGCTGGTACAGACACATCGCGCTCGCTGAGGTCGAGCTGCGCCGCGAGTTCGACCGCATGAAGGCCGCAGGGCTGACGCCAAAGCGCTATGGCTTGCGCGTTCGGCAGCATCCAGGTGGGCTACTGGTGACTGCGATGAACAAGATGTCGCACGCTCAAACACAGAGGCTTTCATATGCGGGCCAACTCGTTCAGACTGCTCACTTTGTTACTGCCGTGGATGTTGTACGCAACAATATGGAGGTCGTGAGCAGGTTCCTCAACGGGCTTGGAGGTCCGCAGACTGCAAAGCCACCAAGTGCTGGTGCTTGGCTATGGCAATCGGTAAGGTCCGAGCTGCTCGTTGACGGTTTGCTTCGTGACTTCTCGGTGGCGTCCGAGGTCTGGCGCTTTCAGAAACCAGAGATGATCGAGTTCATCCGACGGCAGGCCGCCAACGGCGAACTCGTGAACTGGACAGTCGCGCTCGTGGACACGGACGGCAACGCGGGATCGTGTGAACTGGCCGGGTGCCGGGCTGGCAAGGCAGAGCGCAAGCCAGAAGAAGGCTCGTGGGATGATGACAAGCCGCCATTCCTCTACAGGGCTCGCAACGCGAATATCCAGAGCCCGGCCCATCAAGCCCTTGACTTGACCGAACTCACTTTCGACGGAGCGATGCTTGCACACCTCTTGGCAAAGCGGACCGACGAGAACGGCGGGTTGCTCTTCAACGCTGACGAAGCGGCGTTGCTGCGGGGGTGTCTGGATCAGAGAGCAACGCTGCGTCAGGCAGCCGAACGCCTGTCTATGCACCGAAAGCCACCAGTAGAAACGAGCGAGAGCAAGCGTGCCCGCATCAACGGTGAAGTGGCCCGACAGTTGCGCCCTAGCACTCATGGTCTCCTGTTGATTTATCCGGTGGTACCCACCGAAGGAAGATGGCCGCAAAACGAGCCGCCATTCATGGGACTGGCCTTTAGTTTTCCATCGAGCCATACCGCGAGAGCGGTGGAATACCGAGTGAATCGGGTGTGGCAAGACACGTTCCAGGACAGAGACTATGCCGACGAAGATTAA
- a CDS encoding PD-(D/E)XK motif protein, which produces MPTKINDLWAAMDRDIATGESAIGGWLLRLARPTADCPLFAAIDLASRRRAVLLRLPVESIPSRRRWPRCKGLEPLTLKLDGCEHFGVTLKEERFTDVFSALAEDLARRISEALTPADQARAFLGQLSRWQKFLTASSDGLTDEAQRGLWGELRCLRERLLPALGFPAVFGWKGPEHAHQDFQFASGAIEVKTTLAKQPQVVRITSERQLDDIAWPTLLLHVIALDVRDGSGETLPGMVASLRAKLKADPAAQDQFEDRLLLAGYLEAHTGRYAERGYLVRSEVSLHVRRGFPMLTERDLPAGVGDVSYGLAVAACKAYSISETSLDKRLVEMTTVIKRRKRRTNG; this is translated from the coding sequence ATGCCGACGAAGATTAATGACCTGTGGGCAGCGATGGACCGGGACATCGCCACCGGCGAGAGCGCTATAGGCGGCTGGCTGCTGCGCCTGGCGCGACCGACAGCGGACTGCCCACTGTTTGCGGCCATCGATCTGGCATCGCGGCGGCGCGCCGTTCTGCTTCGTCTGCCTGTCGAATCGATTCCCTCAAGACGGCGATGGCCGCGCTGCAAAGGGCTAGAGCCGCTGACCTTGAAACTTGATGGATGTGAGCACTTTGGCGTAACTCTGAAAGAAGAGCGCTTCACCGACGTGTTTTCCGCGCTGGCCGAGGATCTGGCCAGACGTATTTCAGAAGCGCTTACCCCGGCCGATCAAGCCCGCGCGTTCTTGGGGCAACTGTCACGCTGGCAGAAGTTCCTGACGGCGTCGTCGGATGGACTCACCGACGAGGCACAGCGAGGCCTGTGGGGCGAACTCCGGTGTCTGCGAGAACGCCTGTTGCCCGCTCTCGGATTCCCAGCGGTCTTCGGTTGGAAAGGACCCGAGCACGCACACCAGGACTTTCAGTTTGCAAGTGGGGCGATAGAGGTCAAGACGACTCTTGCGAAGCAGCCCCAAGTCGTGCGCATCACCAGCGAACGACAACTTGACGACATCGCCTGGCCGACTCTGCTTCTGCACGTCATTGCCTTGGATGTGCGTGACGGCAGCGGCGAGACACTACCAGGTATGGTCGCGTCACTGCGAGCCAAACTGAAGGCAGACCCAGCAGCGCAGGATCAGTTTGAGGATCGCCTGCTCTTGGCAGGATATCTCGAGGCGCACACAGGGCGCTATGCCGAACGCGGTTACCTCGTTCGGTCGGAGGTGAGTCTGCATGTGCGACGTGGCTTCCCGATGCTGACTGAGCGCGACTTGCCAGCAGGCGTCGGTGATGTCAGCTACGGATTGGCGGTCGCCGCGTGCAAGGCATATTCAATAAGCGAGACATCGCTCGACAAGCGGTTAGTCGAGATGACCACCGTCATCAAGCGGCGGAAACGGAGGACTAATGGCTGA
- a CDS encoding AIPR family protein, with protein sequence MAEGLTHLEQFAHDLHQEVQVKAGNDANPQMREDAFTELVLELLNEHNESDGAEVCYHATGGRGRLPAAKVNAWSLSGDGATLDLFVVLYHGTGCPEPVPRSAVVDHFKLLRGFLRRARDGFHVQMEESHESFEAARRICDGKDTLTTVRLFLLTDGVVKSLEIDQEQLPGLEVRYVLWDLEKLSRLRVGHREIISLDFVNDYGGAIPCLQMADCTGEYRTFLAFLQAPLLARIYGEHGQRLLERNVRAFLQAKGKINKGLQQTLREEPHRFLAYNNGLCCTAAEVKLQAGRDGHAMLERVSDFQIVNGGQTTASIFHALKKEKVDISQVVVQVKLTVLSDAKKVSEIVPLISKYANSQNKVNGADLSASGQFHRHLENLSRTVWSPPMSGMDRGSHWYYERARGSYLDDKARQGTPARQKDWAANNPPERKFTKTDLAKYEHSWIGVPHLVCRGAEKNFLAFAERLEDEGEPSVDLNYFKQTIAKAILFRTAEKLFTSLDLEGYRANSVAYAVAWLSLRSAHRINLDRIWDEQRVPQLTQDCLRAACQAAYEHITKTGGNVGEWSKKSECWDLFRDQEINAPGNWEAEWAANPFVTLTTRPDSAADDWDRVRQQFVSDTRTIGELEALTGRQWMARYRGEEVRTYAVRGWSGLKGAGGRRLKNLRDLIDLLAAAAQLSGMPFGVPSITDDMVVQGRTAKLRDLTDESEQVVRLVDEVADQSEDDGIMCVSAKSPLGKAMLHRRIGETIQVHAPGGVVSYRIDHVQ encoded by the coding sequence ATGGCTGAAGGGTTGACCCATCTTGAGCAATTCGCACACGACCTTCATCAGGAGGTGCAGGTCAAGGCGGGAAATGACGCGAACCCGCAGATGCGGGAGGACGCCTTCACTGAGCTGGTGCTGGAGCTGTTGAACGAGCACAACGAATCTGACGGTGCCGAGGTGTGCTATCACGCGACCGGCGGGCGCGGCCGACTTCCCGCGGCAAAGGTGAACGCGTGGTCACTGTCCGGAGATGGGGCGACGCTCGACCTGTTCGTTGTGCTTTATCACGGCACCGGTTGCCCGGAACCGGTGCCACGCAGCGCCGTCGTCGATCACTTCAAACTACTTCGGGGGTTTCTGCGGCGGGCTAGGGATGGGTTTCATGTGCAGATGGAGGAATCGCATGAGTCCTTCGAGGCTGCCAGGCGCATCTGCGATGGCAAGGACACACTGACGACGGTGCGATTGTTCCTGCTGACCGACGGCGTCGTGAAGTCTTTGGAGATTGACCAAGAACAGCTGCCCGGGCTTGAAGTGCGGTATGTGCTTTGGGATCTGGAAAAGCTCAGCCGACTGCGCGTAGGACACCGCGAGATCATCAGTCTGGACTTCGTGAACGATTACGGCGGTGCGATTCCATGCCTTCAGATGGCGGACTGCACTGGCGAGTATCGTACATTTCTCGCGTTTCTGCAGGCTCCGCTACTCGCTCGCATCTACGGCGAGCACGGTCAACGCCTGCTGGAACGCAACGTGCGGGCATTCTTGCAGGCCAAGGGAAAGATCAACAAGGGACTGCAGCAGACTCTGCGTGAAGAGCCTCACCGGTTTCTTGCCTACAACAACGGTTTGTGCTGTACGGCGGCAGAGGTCAAACTGCAGGCGGGTCGAGATGGTCACGCCATGCTCGAGCGGGTAAGTGACTTCCAGATTGTAAACGGCGGACAGACTACAGCGTCGATTTTTCATGCGTTGAAGAAGGAGAAGGTTGATATCTCGCAGGTCGTTGTGCAAGTGAAACTGACGGTTCTGAGCGATGCGAAGAAGGTCTCCGAGATCGTCCCACTGATTTCCAAGTACGCCAATAGCCAGAACAAGGTCAACGGCGCAGATTTGTCTGCCAGCGGGCAATTCCATCGGCACCTCGAAAATCTATCCCGCACTGTCTGGTCTCCGCCGATGTCCGGCATGGACCGGGGGTCGCACTGGTACTACGAGCGAGCGCGTGGCTCATACTTGGACGACAAGGCTCGCCAAGGGACTCCCGCTCGCCAGAAGGACTGGGCAGCAAACAATCCGCCGGAGCGCAAATTCACGAAGACGGATTTGGCGAAGTACGAGCATTCGTGGATTGGCGTGCCTCACCTCGTTTGTCGGGGTGCTGAAAAAAACTTCCTGGCGTTCGCTGAGCGGTTGGAGGATGAAGGTGAGCCGTCAGTGGACTTGAACTACTTCAAGCAAACCATTGCAAAGGCCATTCTGTTTCGGACGGCAGAGAAACTGTTCACCTCACTGGACTTGGAGGGGTACCGCGCGAACTCCGTGGCGTATGCCGTCGCGTGGCTCTCGCTGCGTTCGGCGCACCGCATCAACCTCGATCGCATCTGGGACGAGCAACGCGTTCCGCAGCTTACACAGGACTGCCTGAGGGCTGCATGTCAGGCTGCGTATGAGCACATTACGAAAACGGGCGGCAACGTTGGTGAATGGTCAAAGAAATCGGAATGCTGGGACTTGTTCCGAGACCAAGAAATCAACGCGCCAGGCAACTGGGAGGCGGAGTGGGCAGCGAACCCGTTTGTCACACTGACCACGCGACCAGATTCGGCGGCTGACGATTGGGATCGTGTTCGCCAGCAGTTCGTCTCCGACACTAGGACTATCGGCGAACTGGAGGCGCTCACCGGACGGCAGTGGATGGCGAGGTATCGCGGCGAGGAAGTGCGTACCTATGCCGTCCGAGGGTGGTCGGGATTGAAGGGTGCAGGCGGTCGCAGACTGAAGAACCTACGCGACCTGATCGACCTGCTCGCTGCCGCCGCTCAGCTCAGCGGGATGCCCTTCGGGGTTCCATCAATCACCGATGACATGGTGGTGCAGGGCCGCACCGCGAAACTCAGGGATCTCACGGATGAATCTGAGCAAGTCGTCCGTCTGGTTGACGAGGTTGCCGACCAGTCAGAAGACGACGGCATCATGTGTGTGAGCGCGAAGAGCCCGTTGGGTAAGGCGATGCTCCATCGGCGAATCGGCGAGACAATTCAGGTGCATGCGCCGGGCGGAGTAGTCAGTTATCGAATCGACCACGTTCAGTGA
- a CDS encoding PD-(D/E)XK nuclease family protein: protein MPTYSHSRIECFRHCSRKYFYRYIAKVELPEPPEQIATFLGSRVHDVLEHLYERVLKPRFVIEVKTSLRSEPDRDSALRQAFEYASRNGAPLVVVTDADAYEIYDRQASLDHASMLRAKFRLTAFHEADRAGLDILRP, encoded by the coding sequence ATGCCCACCTATTCCCACAGCCGGATCGAGTGCTTCCGCCATTGCTCGCGGAAGTACTTCTACCGGTACATCGCAAAGGTGGAGCTGCCCGAGCCGCCAGAGCAGATCGCCACTTTCCTCGGCTCGCGCGTGCACGATGTGCTCGAGCACCTCTACGAACGAGTGTTGAAGCCGCGGTTCGTCATTGAAGTCAAGACCTCCCTGCGCTCAGAGCCTGACCGCGACTCTGCGCTCCGTCAGGCATTCGAATATGCCAGCCGCAATGGTGCCCCGCTCGTGGTCGTCACCGATGCTGATGCCTATGAGATCTACGACCGTCAGGCGAGCCTGGACCACGCGTCCATGCTGCGGGCCAAGTTCCGTTTGACCGCCTTTCACGAAGCGGACCGGGCCGGACTGGACATCCTCAGGCCCTGA